A window of Streptomyces profundus genomic DNA:
CAACCCGACCGCCGGCCGGTCGGGGAAGACCGCGTCGTCCAGGATGCAGGAGATCCCGTTGGCCAGGAAGTTCCGCGCGGCGAACCCGCAGGTGCGGCGGGCCAGCCGGTACTGGGCCTCGGAACGGTCGTCCCAGCCGCGGCGCGGGTCGGCGAAGCCGGCGCGCACCCACTCCCTGACGTCGTCCAGGCTGATGTGCGCGGTCGGCACCTGGCGCCGCTGCGCCCAGTACCGCGCGACCGTGGTCTTGCCGGCTCCGGCCGGCCCGATCAACAGCACGGCCACGCCCGCGTGATGGGCGTCCGGCATGGCCGTCCCCGGAGCCGGGGCGGGCGCCGGCACCATCTGTCCCGGCGGCAGTTGGACATACCCGGTGCCGCCGTCGAGCGGCACGGGTGGCGGTGTGGGCATCCCACCAGCTTGTCGCATCCGCTCCCCACTCCGTCTTCTCCCCGGCACGGCCGACCGGCTCGTGCGCACCCTTCCGCTGGGACAACGGTACCGTTCGCCCACCCCGCTCCGGGAGGCGGCGGTCGGCGAGCGGACCGTCGCGCCCCGGCAGCGCGGCCCCTCAGGAGGTCGGTTCCTCGGCCAGCGAGCGCAGCGCCAGCAGATAGGACCCGATGCCGAACCCGGCGACCGTCCCGCTGGCCACCTGCGCGATGACCGAGGTGTGCCGGAACTCCTCGCGCTGGTACGGGTTGGAGATGTGCACCTCGATGAGCGGAGCGGTGCGCTGCGCCGCCGCGTCCCGCATCCCGTAGGAGTAGTGGGTGAACGCGCCCGGGTTGATCACCACGGGCAGCCGTTCGTCCGCCGCCTCGTGCAGCCAACGGATCATCTCGCCCTCGTCGTTGGTCTCCCGCACCTCGACGGCCAGGCCCAACTCGGCGCCCAGCGCGCGGCATCGGGCCACCAGACCGGCGTAGGAGGTGCTGCCGTAGACATCGGGCTCACGGGAGCCGAGACGCCCCAGGTTGGGCCCGTTGAGCACCAGCACGCGGCGTACCTCCGCGCTCCGCTCCGCGCCCATCAGGCGGCGATCTCCGCGTGCGCGGCCAGCAGGGCGGCCGGGTCCGGGCTCTCCAGCACGGTGGGCCTGGCCAGGCCGTCCAAGACGATGAAACGCAACCGGTCCCCCCTGGTCTTCTTGTCCACCCGCATGGTGTCCAGCAGCTTGGGCCACTGATCGCCCCGGTAGGTCACCGGCAGCCCCAGCGACTCCAGCACCGTGCGGTGCCGCTCGGCGGTGGCGTCGTCCAACCGGCCGGCGATGCGGCCGAGTTCGGCGGCGAAGACCATCCCGACGGAGACGGCGGCGCCATGCCGCCAGCGGTAGCGCTCGTTCTTCTCGATGGCGTGCGCCAGGGTGTGGCCGTAGTTGAGGATCTCCCGGCGTCCCGACTCCCTCAGGTCGTCGGAGACCACCTCGGCCTTGACCCTGATGGAGCGCTCCAACAGCTCGGCGGTGTGCGGCCCCTCGGGTCCGCGCGCGGCGGCCGGGTCGGCCTCGATCAGCTCCAGGATGCGCGGGTCGGCGATGAACCCGGCCTTGACGATCTCGGCCAGCCCCGACACGTAGTCGTGCACCGGCAGCGACGCCAGCGCCGCCAGATCGCAGAGCACTCCGGAGGGCGGGTGGAAGGCGCCGACGAGGTTCTTGCCCTCGGCGGTGTTGATCCCGGTCTTGCCGCCGACGGCCGCGTCCACCATGCCCAGCACCGTGGTCGGCACGGCGATCCAGCGCACCCCGCGCAACCAGGTGGCCGCGACGAAGCCGGCCAGATCCGTGGTGGCGCCGCCACCGACGCCGACGATCACATCGCCCCGGGTGAACCCGGTCTGGCCGAGCGCCTGCCAGCAGTACGCGGCGACCTCGACGTTCTTCGCGTCCTCGGCGTTGGGGAGCTGGACGGCGATCGCCTGGTAGCCCTGGGCGGCCAGGTCCTCGCGCAGCGCCTGGCCGGTCTCGGCCAGCGCCTCGGGGTGCAGCACGGCGACGCGGGTCGCCTGGCCGACCAGCCCCGGCAGCTCGTCCAGCAGCCGGTGGCCGATCAGCACGTCGTACGGCTGGGTGCCCTGGCTGCCGCCGACGGTGATCCGCAGCGGCTCCGTCTCGTCGAGGAGGGGGTCGCGGGTGTCGCTCATGCGGGATGGTGCTCCAATGCGTCGAGTACGGCCGTGGCCACCTCGTCGGGCGTGCGCTCCTCGGTGGCGAGCACGGCCCTGGCGACCTCGGTGTACCAGGGGCGACGCTCCTCCATCAGGGCGCGCCAGCGCTGTCGCGGGTTGACCGCGAGCAGCGGCCTGGGCACGTCGAGGCCGACGCGCTTGACGGCCTCGGCGAGCGCCACGTCGAGGAAGGCCACGGGCAGCCCGGTCAGCAGCGCGCGGGTGGCGGGGTCGAGCACGGCGCCGCCGCCCAGCGCGAGGACGCCGTCGTGCTCGGCGACGGCCTCCCGGACGGCGGCGGCCTCAAGGGCGCGGAAGTGCGCCTCGCCCTCGTCGAGGAAGATGTCGAGGATGGGCTTGCCCGCGGCCCGCTCCACGTCGGCGTCGGTGTCCCGCAGGGACACCCCGAGCCGGTCGGCGAGCAGCGCGCCGACGGTGGACTTGCCGGATCCCGGCGGGCCCACCAACACCACCAGGGGCGTGGTCACCTGACCTCCAGATTGGCGAGATAGCCGGTGACGTTCCGGCGGGTCTCGACGACGTTGTCGCCGCCGAACTTCTCCGCGACCGCGTCGGCGAGCACCAGCGCGACCATCGCCTCGGCCACGATGCCGGCGGCCGGCACCGCGCAGACGTCCGAACGCTGGTGGTGGGCCCTGGTGGTCTCGCCGGTGGCGACATCCACCGTGGCCAGCGCCCTGGGCACCGTTGCGATCGGCTTCATCGCGGCGCGCACCCGCAGCGGCTCGCCGGTGGAGAGCCCGCCCTCGGTGCCGCCGGAGCGCCCGGAGGAGCGACGGATGCCGTCGGGGGTGGAGACGATCTCGTCGTGCGCCATCGAGCCGGGGACCCGGGCCAGACCGAAGCCGTCGCCCAGCTCCACGCCCTTGATGGCCTGGATGCCCATCAGGGCACCGGCCAGCCGGGCGTCGAGACGGCGGTCCCAGTGCACATGGGAGCCCAGGCCGACGGGGGCACCGTAGGCGAGCACCTCGACGACGCCGCCCAGGGTGTCGCCGTCCTTGTGCGCCTGGTCGATCTCGGCGACCATCGCCGCGCCGGCCGCCGCGTCGAGGCAGCGCACCGGGTCGGCGTCCAGCGCGGTGACGTCCTCGGGGCGGGGCAGCAGGCCCTGCGGCGCCTGGGCGGCGCCCAGCTCCACGACATGCGAGACGATCTCGATGCCGGCGGTCTCCCGCAGGTAGGAGCGGGCCACCGCGCCGAGCGCGACCCGGGCGGCGGTCTCCCGCGCCGAGGCCCGCTCCAGGATCGGGCGGGCGTCGTCCACCCCGTACTTCTGCATGCCGGCCAGGTCGGCGTGGCCGGGCCTGGGGCGGGTGAGGGGGGCGTTGCGGCCCAGCTCGGCCAGCTCCGCCGGATCCACCGGATCGGCGGCCATCACCTTCTCCCACTTGGGCCACTCGGTGTTGCCGACCATGACCGCCACCGGGGAGCCGAGGGTCAGCCCGTGGCGGACGCCGCCGATGAAGGTGACCTCGTCCCGCTCGAACTTCATCCGCGCGCCCCGGCCGTAGCCGAGGCGCCGGCGGGCCAGGGCGTCGGCGACCAGGTCGGTGGTGATCGGCACCCCGGCGGGCAGCCCCTCCAACGTCGCGACCAGTGCGGGGCCGTGTGACTCCCCCGCGGTCAGCCAGCGCAGCCTGCTCAACGGTGCTCCTCGGATGTTCGACCCTGCGTGTCGCCCTCGATCTTGCCACGTTCGGCGGAGTGGGCCGTGCTCCGTCTGCCCCGCGAGACACCGCTGGTCGGACGCGGGTCAGCCGGCGGCCAGGGCGGCCTCCCCGGCGGCCCGCATCGCGGCCAGCGGGGCGGGGGCGAGGCCGGTCATCGACTCGACCTGGCAGACCGCCTGGTGGACCAGCAGGTCGAGCCCGCCGACGACCTGCCCGCCGGCGGCCGACCAGGCGGCGGCGAGCCGGGTGGGCCACGGCTCGTACAGGACGTCGAAGAGGACCCCGGGGGTGGCCGGCACCGCGTCGGCGAGCGCGTCGGTGGCGCCGACCGGGGTGGTGGCGACGACGAGCGGCGCGGACAGCGCCCGCGCCGCCTCGCCCCAGCCGGTGGTGGTCACCCGGACGCCGAGCCGCTCGCCCCAGGAGCGCATCTCGGCGGCCCTGGCCTCGGTGCGGACGCAGGCCGTGACCTCCTGGGCGCCGAGCCGCCCCAGCGCGGAGAGCGCGGACGAGGCGGTGGCCCCGGCGCCCAGCACGGTGGCCCGTTCGACGCGGGTCACGCCGCGTTCGGCGAGCGCGGCCACCATGCCGGGGATGTCCGTGTTGTCGCCGACGGCGCGCCCGTCGTCGGTGAACACCACGGTGTTCACGGCCGAGACGGAGTCGGCGGTGTCGCTGATCTCGTCCAACAGCGGCAGGACGGCGCGCTTGAGCGGCATGGTCAGCGAGAGGCCGGCCCACTCGGGGCCCAACCCGCCGAGGAATTCGGCCAGTTCGTCCTCGCCGACCTCGAACCTGCCGTACTGCCAGTCGGTGAGGCCCAGCGCCTGGTAGGCGGCCCGATGCAGCGCCGGGGAGAGGGAGTGCGCGATCGGGGAGCCGAGCACGGCGGCCCTGCGGGGCGGTCGCGGCCCGGTCATTCGTCGGCCTCCTCGCGGGCCCGCCGCTGGACCTCGTTGAAGTCGTCGACGTTGCGCTCGTGTTCGACGTCGTCGGCGGTGAACCGGGTGTCGCCCGGCTCCACGGTGACGAAGAACAGCCAGTCGCCCTCGGTGGGGTTGAGCGCCGCCTCCAGCGCCTGGTGGCCCGGGTTGTCGATCGGGCCCGGCGGCAGACCGAACTCCTCATAGGTGTTGTACGGCGAGTCCACCCCGATGTCGTCGAGGGTGACGTCCAGGGTCGACCGGCCCAGCGCGTAGTTGACGGTGGAGTCGAACTGGAGCTTCATGTCGATCTCCAGGCGGTTGTAGATCACCCGGGAGACCTTGCCGAACTCGTCGTCCTCCTGGGCCTCGGCCTGGATCAGCGAGGCGATGGTCAGCACCTCGCGGGGGGTGCGGTCGAGCTGTTCGGCGGCCGTCTCCAGGCTGATCCCCTCGAACTCGGCCTCGGCGCGCTCGACCATCTGCGTCAGCAGATCCTCCGGCGTGGTCTCGCCGCCGACGTCGTACCTGGCGGGGAAGAGGAAGCCCTCCGGATCGCCCTCGGCCCACTCCGGCAGGCCGATGGTGCCGGACTCGGCGACGTCCTCTGTGGTGCCCTCCGCCAACTCCAGGCGCTCGTCGATCATCGCGTAGATGTCGGTGGCCCGCCTGCCCTCGGGGATGGTCAGCACGTTGAGCGCCGAGGGGTCGGTGAGCGCGGCGACGGCGGCCTCGGCCGACATCTGCTGGCGCAGCGTGTAGACCCCGGGCTGGATCTGCGCCTCGGCGGCCTCGGCCGCCTCGACGAAGGCGTCGTGGCTCTTGACCACATCGGCCTCCTTGAGGATGTTGCCCATCTGGGAGAGCACGGCCCCGGCCGGGATCTCGACCTGGACCTCGCCCTGTCCCTCGCCCTCGTAGTCGGGCGCGGGGCCGAACCGGTCCTGGTAGAACTGGTAGCCGTACCAGCCGACGCCGCCGATGCCGCCGATCACCACGGCGGCGAGCAGCAGGCAGCCACAGCCCTTGCGTCGGCCCGATCTGCCCTCCCCGCGCCGCCCCTCGCCGTCGTCGGCGCCGTCGCGGTCGTCGTCATCGTCGCCGTCGCGGCGGAAGAAGTCGGACTCGCCCTGGTCGGGCCCTGGATCCCAGCCGGTCTCCGGGTCCGGCCCGGGTTCTGGCTCCCCGGCGCGGGCGCGGGGCACGCGCACGGCGTCCATCGCCTGGGTGGCGCCCTGGGGTTCGCCGGGATACCCACCGGGGTGATCGCCGGGATACTCGCCGGGACGGGGCTGCCCGCCCTGTTCGTGCGGGGTGAACCCCTGCTGGCCCGGCGGGGAGAGGTCGGAGTGGGCGGCCCGCGGGTCGACGTAGCCGCCGCGGGCGCCCGTGTCGTAGCCGGCGGCCTGGTAGCCGCCGGTGTCGTAGGAGGCGCTCTGGTACCCGCCGGTGTCATAGCCGCCGGTCTGGTAACCGCCGGTCTGGTAGCCCCCGGTGTCGTACTCGCCGGAGGAGTAGGCGCCGGTCTCGTAGGAGCCTCCGCCGTAGGAGCCGCCATAGCCGGCGTCGCCCTGCTGACCGCCGCCTTCGTACGGGCCGGCCCCGTAACCGCCGCTCCCCTGCGGGGAGTTGCCGCCCTGAGCGCCCTGAGTGCCGTGGGCGCCCTGGTCGTAGGGGCCCTGCGGATAGCCGCCGGTGTCGTAGCCGCCCTGCTGGTAGCCCTGCTGGTGGGCTCCGCCCTGTCCCTGACCCTGGCCCTGGCCGTAGGGATCCGCCTGATGGGACTGCCCGCTCGCGTCCCAACCCCCCTGCCCCTGACCCGGGTAGGACGGATCCTGGTACGACGGATCCTGGTAGCCGGGGTTCTGATAGGACGGATCCGGGTAGGACGGGTCCTGGTACCCCTGCTGGGGCTGGCCCTGCGGTGCCTGGCCGCCATACGCGTCCCAGGACTCGGCCCCCGCCCGCGGTGCCGGATGCCGACCGTGCGGGTCGTACCCCTCGGGCCAGTTCTGGTCACCGTGCGCCGGGTCGTCCGGGTACCACGGTTCGGAGCCGGCGCCCCGGCCGTAATCAGTCATCGATCCCCTTGTGCAGCAGGTGGCAGCCCCGTACCCCCCGTGCAGCAAACTGCCATGTCGCGCGGAACGTTACCGTATCGCGATCAGACAACCACTTCGACGCACTGCCCCGGTGGCCGGCCCGCACCGCGCTCCGTCTCCAGCGCGGACTGGAGGATCACCACGGCCGCCGCCTGGTCGATGCGCGACCTGCCCTTCTTCGACGAGACGCCGGAGGAACGCATGTCCCTGGCGGCGCTCACCGTGGACATCCGCTCGTCCACCAACCGCACCGGAAGCGGCGCCACTCGGCGGGCCAGCCGCCCGGCGAACGTCCGCACCCGGTTCGCCGCCGGGCCCTCGCGTCCGTTGAGCGAGCGCGGGAGCCCGACGACGACCTCGATCGGCTCGTACTCGGCGACCAGTTGGTCAAGACGCCGTTCGGCGGCCGGCAGATCGCGCCCCGGCACCGTCTCGACCGGGGTGGCGAGCAGCCCGTCGGGGTCGCAGGAGGCGACCCCGATCCTGGCCTCGCCGACATCGATCGCCAGCCGCCTGCCACGTCGCATCAGGCGGCGTCCGCGACCAGGCGCTCCACGGCGGCCAGCGCCTCGTCGACGGCCGCCGGGTCCTGGCCGCCGCCCTGCGCCACATCGGGCTTGCCGCCCCCGCCGCCGCCGAGCGCCTTGGCCGCGGCGCGCACCAGATCGCCCGCCTTCAACCCGCGTTCCCTGGCCGCCTCGTTGGTGGCCACCACGGTCAGCGGGCGGCCCGAGACCACCGTGAACAGGGCGACCACGGCCGGCCGATCGCCGGCCAGCCGCCCGCGCACGTCCAGCACGAGCTTGCGCAGGTCGTCCGCCGCGGTGCCGTCCGGCACCCGGCCGCTGGCCAGCGCGACGCCCCGGACGTCCCTGGCGCCGGCGGCCAGCCCGGCGGCGGCCTGGAGGACCTTCTCGGCGCGGAACCGCTCGATCTCCTTCTCGGCCTCCTTGAGGCGGCCGAGCATCCCCGAGATCCGCTCGGGCAGCTCCTCCGGCCGGCCCTTGACCAGGTCGGTCAGCTGGGCGACGACGGTGTGCTCGCGGGCCAGGAAGTGGTAGGCGTCCACCCCCACCAGGGCCTCGACGCGCCGCACCCCCGACCCGATGGAGGACTCGCCCAGCAGCTTGACCAGGCCGAGTTGCGCGGTGTTGTGCACATGGGTGCCGCCGCACAGCTCCTTGGAGTAGTCGCCGATGGTGACCACCCGGACGCGATCGCCGTACTTCTCGCCGAACTCGGCGATGGCGCCCTGCTTCCTGGCCTCGTCCATCGACATCACCTCGGCGGTGACGTCGAGTTCACGGCTGAGCACCTCGTTGATCTTCTGCTCCACGTCGGCGAGCACGCTGCCCGGCACGGCGGCCGGGGAGCCGAAGTCGAAGCGAAAGCGCCCCGGGGCGTTCTCCGAGCCCGCCTGCGC
This region includes:
- the aroB gene encoding 3-dehydroquinate synthase, whose translation is MSDTRDPLLDETEPLRITVGGSQGTQPYDVLIGHRLLDELPGLVGQATRVAVLHPEALAETGQALREDLAAQGYQAIAVQLPNAEDAKNVEVAAYCWQALGQTGFTRGDVIVGVGGGATTDLAGFVAATWLRGVRWIAVPTTVLGMVDAAVGGKTGINTAEGKNLVGAFHPPSGVLCDLAALASLPVHDYVSGLAEIVKAGFIADPRILELIEADPAAARGPEGPHTAELLERSIRVKAEVVSDDLRESGRREILNYGHTLAHAIEKNERYRWRHGAAVSVGMVFAAELGRIAGRLDDATAERHRTVLESLGLPVTYRGDQWPKLLDTMRVDKKTRGDRLRFIVLDGLARPTVLESPDPAALLAAHAEIAA
- a CDS encoding shikimate kinase — encoded protein: MTTPLVVLVGPPGSGKSTVGALLADRLGVSLRDTDADVERAAGKPILDIFLDEGEAHFRALEAAAVREAVAEHDGVLALGGGAVLDPATRALLTGLPVAFLDVALAEAVKRVGLDVPRPLLAVNPRQRWRALMEERRPWYTEVARAVLATEERTPDEVATAVLDALEHHPA
- the aroC gene encoding chorismate synthase, which encodes MSRLRWLTAGESHGPALVATLEGLPAGVPITTDLVADALARRRLGYGRGARMKFERDEVTFIGGVRHGLTLGSPVAVMVGNTEWPKWEKVMAADPVDPAELAELGRNAPLTRPRPGHADLAGMQKYGVDDARPILERASARETAARVALGAVARSYLRETAGIEIVSHVVELGAAQAPQGLLPRPEDVTALDADPVRCLDAAAGAAMVAEIDQAHKDGDTLGGVVEVLAYGAPVGLGSHVHWDRRLDARLAGALMGIQAIKGVELGDGFGLARVPGSMAHDEIVSTPDGIRRSSGRSGGTEGGLSTGEPLRVRAAMKPIATVPRALATVDVATGETTRAHHQRSDVCAVPAAGIVAEAMVALVLADAVAEKFGGDNVVETRRNVTGYLANLEVR
- the aroQ gene encoding type II 3-dehydroquinate dehydratase — encoded protein: MGAERSAEVRRVLVLNGPNLGRLGSREPDVYGSTSYAGLVARCRALGAELGLAVEVRETNDEGEMIRWLHEAADERLPVVINPGAFTHYSYGMRDAAAQRTAPLIEVHISNPYQREEFRHTSVIAQVASGTVAGFGIGSYLLALRSLAEEPTS
- the mltG gene encoding endolytic transglycosylase MltG: MTDYGRGAGSEPWYPDDPAHGDQNWPEGYDPHGRHPAPRAGAESWDAYGGQAPQGQPQQGYQDPSYPDPSYQNPGYQDPSYQDPSYPGQGQGGWDASGQSHQADPYGQGQGQGQGGAHQQGYQQGGYDTGGYPQGPYDQGAHGTQGAQGGNSPQGSGGYGAGPYEGGGQQGDAGYGGSYGGGSYETGAYSSGEYDTGGYQTGGYQTGGYDTGGYQSASYDTGGYQAAGYDTGARGGYVDPRAAHSDLSPPGQQGFTPHEQGGQPRPGEYPGDHPGGYPGEPQGATQAMDAVRVPRARAGEPEPGPDPETGWDPGPDQGESDFFRRDGDDDDDRDGADDGEGRRGEGRSGRRKGCGCLLLAAVVIGGIGGVGWYGYQFYQDRFGPAPDYEGEGQGEVQVEIPAGAVLSQMGNILKEADVVKSHDAFVEAAEAAEAQIQPGVYTLRQQMSAEAAVAALTDPSALNVLTIPEGRRATDIYAMIDERLELAEGTTEDVAESGTIGLPEWAEGDPEGFLFPARYDVGGETTPEDLLTQMVERAEAEFEGISLETAAEQLDRTPREVLTIASLIQAEAQEDDEFGKVSRVIYNRLEIDMKLQFDSTVNYALGRSTLDVTLDDIGVDSPYNTYEEFGLPPGPIDNPGHQALEAALNPTEGDWLFFVTVEPGDTRFTADDVEHERNVDDFNEVQRRAREEADE
- a CDS encoding AAA family ATPase, with amino-acid sequence MRQAGGMPTPPPVPLDGGTGYVQLPPGQMVPAPAPAPGTAMPDAHHAGVAVLLIGPAGAGKTTVARYWAQRRQVPTAHISLDDVREWVRAGFADPRRGWDDRSEAQYRLARRTCGFAARNFLANGISCILDDAVFPDRPAVGLGGWKRHVGPGLIPVVLLPGLDVVLERNAERSGTRRLSDEEVATIHGRMAGWYGSGLPIIDNSRHDVASTARMLDDAVSRSLTSPPQW
- a CDS encoding shikimate dehydrogenase — protein: MTGPRPPRRAAVLGSPIAHSLSPALHRAAYQALGLTDWQYGRFEVGEDELAEFLGGLGPEWAGLSLTMPLKRAVLPLLDEISDTADSVSAVNTVVFTDDGRAVGDNTDIPGMVAALAERGVTRVERATVLGAGATASSALSALGRLGAQEVTACVRTEARAAEMRSWGERLGVRVTTTGWGEAARALSAPLVVATTPVGATDALADAVPATPGVLFDVLYEPWPTRLAAAWSAAGGQVVGGLDLLVHQAVCQVESMTGLAPAPLAAMRAAGEAALAAG
- the ruvX gene encoding Holliday junction resolvase RuvX, which produces MRRGRRLAIDVGEARIGVASCDPDGLLATPVETVPGRDLPAAERRLDQLVAEYEPIEVVVGLPRSLNGREGPAANRVRTFAGRLARRVAPLPVRLVDERMSTVSAARDMRSSGVSSKKGRSRIDQAAAVVILQSALETERGAGRPPGQCVEVVV